The Thalassotalea sp. HSM 43 genome window below encodes:
- the xseA gene encoding exodeoxyribonuclease VII large subunit: MFNNPKQHILQVSELTKKVRYILESELSVVWLCGEISNFIAASSGHWYLSLKDAKSQVRCAMFKGNNRSVRIKPANGKQVLVKARVSLYEPRGDFQLIIEQMQDAGEGVLQQKYEQLKAQLQAEGLFEQRYKQPIPEYVQTIGVVTSPTGAAVHDILQVLKRRNPGIKVIIYPTLVQGEGSSEQIADAIYTAYERDEVDALIVGRGGGSLEDLWSFNEEVVVRAIFDCDIPIISAVGHEVDTSLSDYVADMRAPTPSAAAELLSKDTSVQRRQIQTMQQRLQLTAQSVVHRYRHRQQQLLQRLSLLSPIAQLRLQQQKSDDLHIRLVNLIKDRQQQRANTQQMLAQRLLFATPARHFALHANHLDDLSARLKSALFNSKDNKQMRLSMLAQNLNLVSPLATIGRGYSISRDQQGQIVRRTDQVNAGDILNVQVEDGHIVTEVKNKISD; encoded by the coding sequence ATGTTTAATAACCCCAAACAGCATATATTACAGGTCAGCGAGCTTACTAAAAAAGTACGTTATATTCTCGAATCTGAGCTCTCTGTCGTATGGTTATGTGGTGAAATATCGAATTTTATCGCCGCAAGCTCCGGTCACTGGTATTTATCGCTAAAAGATGCAAAATCTCAAGTCCGCTGTGCAATGTTTAAAGGCAATAACCGCAGCGTGCGCATTAAGCCTGCAAACGGTAAACAAGTGCTGGTGAAAGCGCGGGTGTCACTGTATGAACCTCGCGGCGACTTTCAACTGATTATTGAGCAAATGCAAGACGCGGGTGAAGGCGTACTGCAACAAAAATACGAGCAACTTAAAGCACAACTGCAAGCCGAAGGCTTATTTGAGCAACGCTACAAACAACCGATTCCAGAGTATGTGCAAACCATAGGTGTGGTCACCTCGCCAACCGGCGCCGCGGTTCATGATATTTTGCAGGTATTAAAACGTCGCAACCCTGGCATCAAAGTCATCATCTACCCAACCTTGGTACAAGGTGAAGGCAGCAGCGAGCAAATTGCCGATGCGATCTATACCGCTTACGAGCGAGACGAAGTTGACGCGCTTATTGTCGGTCGAGGCGGTGGCTCGTTAGAAGACTTATGGTCGTTTAATGAAGAAGTGGTGGTCAGAGCGATCTTTGACTGTGATATTCCAATCATCAGTGCGGTCGGTCATGAGGTCGATACCAGCTTGTCGGATTACGTCGCTGACATGCGTGCGCCAACCCCTTCGGCAGCCGCTGAGCTGTTGTCTAAGGATACCAGTGTTCAACGCCGACAAATTCAAACCATGCAACAACGCTTGCAACTGACCGCGCAATCGGTAGTGCACCGTTACCGCCATCGCCAGCAACAATTATTGCAGCGACTGTCTTTATTAAGCCCTATCGCGCAATTAAGACTGCAACAGCAAAAGTCTGACGACCTACATATCCGCTTGGTTAATTTAATTAAAGATCGCCAACAACAACGAGCCAATACTCAGCAGATGTTAGCGCAGCGATTACTTTTTGCAACGCCAGCGAGACATTTCGCGCTGCATGCCAATCACCTTGACGATCTTAGCGCGCGTTTGAAAAGTGCTTTGTTCAACAGCAAAGATAATAAGCAAATGCGTTTGTCGATGTTGGCGCAAAACCTAAACTTAGTGAGCCCACTTGCCACCATAGGTCGAGGCTATAGTATCAGTCGTGATCAGCAAGGTCAGATTGTTCGCCGCACCGATCAAGTCAATGCCGGTGATATCCTCAATGTACAAGTTGAAGATGGGCACATCGTTACCGAAGTTAAAAACAAAATCAGCGATTAA
- the guaB gene encoding IMP dehydrogenase has protein sequence MLRIAQEALTFDDVLLVPAHSTVLPHTADIKTQLTSKIQLNVPILSASMDTVTEARLAIALAQEGGLGFIHKNMTAAEQAANVRQVKKFESGIVTDPVTVRPDVSILEVLKLADELKFSGFPVVDDSDSLVGIITSRDLRFETDLNKKVSELMTGKDKLVTVTQGTSREDILNLMHENRIEKILQVDEHFALQGMITVKDFQKAESKPNACKDEFGRLRVGAAVGVGAGTDERIDALVAAGVDILLIDTSHGHSQGVLDRVKETRTKYPELQIVAGNIATAEGAKALAEAGANAVKVGIGPGSICTTRIVTGCGVPQITAISEAVKGTQGMDVTIIADGGIRFSGDIVKALVAGAHCVMVGSMLAGTEEAPGEVELYQGRYYKSYRGMGSLGAMSQKEGSSDRYFQKSDGEADKLVPEGIEGRVAYKGPISNIIHQQLGGIRSAMGLTGSADIETLRTKPQFVRVTSAGMGESHVHDVTITKEAPNYRLG, from the coding sequence ATGTTAAGAATAGCTCAAGAAGCCTTAACCTTTGATGATGTACTACTAGTACCTGCCCACTCGACAGTGTTACCTCACACTGCAGATATAAAAACCCAACTGACTAGCAAAATTCAATTGAATGTGCCAATTCTGTCTGCCTCTATGGATACCGTGACAGAAGCGCGCCTTGCTATTGCTCTTGCGCAAGAAGGTGGCCTTGGTTTTATTCACAAAAATATGACCGCTGCAGAGCAAGCGGCAAATGTACGTCAAGTTAAGAAATTTGAGTCTGGCATTGTGACAGATCCAGTAACTGTTCGTCCAGACGTTAGTATTCTAGAAGTATTGAAACTAGCTGACGAACTTAAGTTTTCAGGCTTCCCTGTTGTTGATGATAGCGACAGTTTAGTTGGCATTATCACCTCTCGTGACCTGCGCTTTGAAACAGACTTAAATAAGAAAGTATCTGAGTTGATGACTGGCAAAGACAAGCTAGTAACCGTGACGCAAGGTACCAGTCGTGAAGATATTCTCAACCTAATGCATGAAAACCGCATTGAGAAAATCCTACAGGTTGATGAACATTTTGCCTTGCAAGGTATGATCACCGTAAAAGATTTCCAAAAAGCTGAAAGCAAACCAAATGCGTGTAAAGACGAGTTCGGTCGTTTACGCGTTGGTGCGGCAGTAGGTGTTGGTGCCGGTACCGATGAGCGTATTGATGCTCTGGTTGCAGCTGGCGTTGATATTCTCCTTATCGATACCTCTCACGGTCACTCTCAAGGTGTACTTGATCGCGTTAAAGAAACTCGCACTAAGTACCCAGAGTTGCAAATTGTTGCCGGTAATATCGCGACTGCTGAAGGTGCAAAAGCACTAGCAGAAGCAGGTGCTAACGCGGTTAAAGTTGGTATCGGCCCAGGCTCAATCTGTACCACGCGTATCGTAACCGGTTGTGGTGTTCCACAAATTACCGCTATCTCTGAAGCAGTAAAAGGCACACAAGGTATGGACGTCACCATCATTGCCGATGGTGGTATTCGTTTCTCTGGTGATATCGTTAAAGCCCTAGTCGCAGGCGCTCACTGTGTCATGGTGGGTTCAATGCTTGCTGGTACTGAAGAAGCACCAGGTGAAGTTGAACTGTACCAAGGTCGTTACTACAAATCATACCGTGGTATGGGTAGCTTAGGTGCGATGAGCCAAAAAGAAGGTTCATCAGATCGCTACTTCCAGAAAAGTGATGGCGAAGCCGACAAATTGGTACCAGAAGGTATCGAAGGTCGCGTTGCCTATAAAGGTCCAATCTCAAATATTATCCATCAGCAACTAGGTGGTATTCGCAGTGCTATGGGTTTAACCGGTTCTGCTGACATTGAGACATTGCGTACTAAGCCACAGTTTGTTCGCGTAACCAGTGCTGGTATGGGTGAGTCTCACGTACATGATGTGACCATCACCAAAGAAGCGCCAAACTATCGTTTAGGTTAA